One segment of Stappia sp. 28M-7 DNA contains the following:
- the phnE gene encoding phosphonate ABC transporter, permease protein PhnE — MAAMISTAQAGSLGDAAVAAFDRKRRLAFTIPAVVLLYLAYVFFAFDIPGIVANARTDNAAILLSDFWSHKTHVTRDNRTGDVTVAIEGENKGTYPPGRLPDWVGMHDGVTRIDLGEGYEVVYEGEGARFTVPDYGVIRVEPEGRGIRLELPEGEVPGWINASSARVTATTPQGRFSMTRNRTETFRYEPGWELFFFTLDSPFSGRSVSELAGLAVSGERIDPARPNIAYMLSEFWTNKMWRHGDVAWALFETVLMAFLGTMGAALVALPLAFLAASNFTPARIVRFALRRVFDFVRGVDGLIWTIILSRAFGPGPLTGSLAILMTDTGSFGKLFSEALENIDRKQVEGVQSTGASPIQQARFGVMPQIVPVLLSQVLYFLESNTRSATVIGAIVGGGIGLLLTQAIITQKDWEEVSYYIVLIILMVMAMDSLSGWLRGLLIGRTGRT; from the coding sequence ATGGCTGCCATGATCTCCACAGCGCAGGCCGGCTCGCTCGGCGACGCGGCGGTTGCCGCCTTCGACCGCAAGCGGCGGCTTGCCTTCACCATCCCTGCGGTGGTTCTCCTCTACTTGGCCTACGTGTTCTTCGCCTTCGACATTCCGGGCATCGTCGCCAATGCGAGGACCGACAATGCGGCGATCCTCCTGTCCGACTTCTGGAGCCACAAGACCCATGTCACGCGGGACAACCGCACCGGCGACGTCACCGTGGCCATCGAAGGCGAGAACAAGGGCACCTATCCGCCCGGCCGTCTGCCCGACTGGGTGGGCATGCATGATGGCGTCACGCGGATCGATCTCGGCGAGGGCTACGAAGTCGTCTACGAGGGCGAGGGCGCGCGTTTCACCGTTCCCGATTACGGCGTGATCCGCGTCGAGCCGGAGGGGCGGGGCATCCGTCTGGAACTGCCGGAGGGCGAGGTTCCGGGTTGGATCAACGCATCGTCCGCCCGCGTCACCGCGACGACACCGCAGGGGCGGTTCTCGATGACCCGCAACCGGACCGAGACTTTCCGCTACGAGCCGGGCTGGGAGCTGTTCTTCTTCACGCTCGACAGCCCGTTCAGCGGCCGGTCGGTGTCCGAGCTGGCAGGTCTCGCCGTCTCGGGCGAGCGCATCGATCCGGCAAGGCCGAACATCGCCTACATGCTTTCGGAATTCTGGACCAACAAGATGTGGCGGCACGGTGACGTCGCCTGGGCTCTGTTCGAGACGGTACTGATGGCGTTCCTGGGAACCATGGGCGCGGCGCTGGTTGCACTGCCGCTCGCGTTCCTCGCCGCGTCCAACTTCACGCCCGCACGGATCGTGCGCTTTGCGCTCAGGCGTGTGTTTGACTTCGTGCGCGGCGTCGACGGGCTGATCTGGACCATCATCCTCAGCCGCGCCTTCGGGCCCGGTCCGCTGACGGGATCGCTGGCGATCCTGATGACGGACACCGGCTCCTTCGGCAAGTTGTTCTCGGAGGCGCTGGAAAACATCGACCGCAAGCAGGTAGAAGGTGTCCAGTCGACCGGCGCCTCGCCGATCCAGCAGGCGCGCTTCGGCGTGATGCCGCAGATCGTGCCGGTGCTGCTCAGCCAGGTTCTCTACTTCCTGGAATCTAACACGCGCAGCGCCACCGTGATCGGTGCCATCGTCGGCGGCGGTATCGGCCTGCTGCTCACCCAGGCGATCATCACCCAGAAGGACTGGGAGGAGGTCAGCTACTACATCGTCCTCATCATTCTGATGGTGATGGCGATGGACAGCCTGTCCGGATGGCTCAGAGGCCTGTTGATCGGTCGGACCGGTCGGACGTAA
- the phnE gene encoding phosphonate ABC transporter, permease protein PhnE: protein MTDTASARSGDIRADYLAHARQRQMYSGILLLVFTLLMVSGFQLADARNAGGFWTGIHQFFDFPSEVVSEAIAKAGNLPGLMWTFLPSLIETINIAGVATLIGACGGALLSLLSTRGLARFPALIPVFRRLMDAMRAIPEIVIALVLIFLLGGGPVPAMIAIAFHTTGALGKLFSEVSENADRKPVEGLASAGASWSQSMWLGVLPQVLPNWLSYALLRFEINVRASAILGFVGSGGIGYDLKTAMQWGQGRYDQVVAIFLLLFATIVVIDQVSSHFRHKLVKGH, encoded by the coding sequence ATGACGGACACGGCTTCCGCTAGGTCGGGCGATATCCGCGCCGACTATCTCGCCCATGCCCGCCAGCGGCAGATGTACAGCGGCATCCTGCTGCTGGTCTTCACCCTGCTGATGGTATCGGGCTTCCAGCTTGCCGATGCCCGCAATGCCGGCGGCTTCTGGACCGGCATCCACCAGTTCTTCGACTTCCCGTCCGAGGTGGTGAGCGAGGCGATTGCCAAGGCCGGCAACCTGCCGGGCCTGATGTGGACGTTTCTGCCGTCCCTGATCGAGACCATCAACATTGCCGGCGTGGCGACGCTGATCGGAGCCTGTGGGGGCGCGCTGCTGTCGCTGCTGTCGACGCGCGGGCTGGCGCGGTTTCCCGCGCTGATCCCCGTGTTCCGGCGGCTGATGGATGCGATGCGGGCGATCCCCGAGATCGTCATCGCCCTCGTGCTCATCTTTCTGCTCGGCGGCGGGCCGGTGCCGGCGATGATCGCCATCGCCTTCCACACGACGGGGGCACTGGGCAAACTGTTCTCGGAAGTAAGCGAGAATGCCGACCGCAAGCCTGTCGAGGGGCTCGCCTCGGCGGGCGCGAGCTGGAGCCAGTCGATGTGGCTCGGCGTGCTGCCGCAGGTCCTGCCGAACTGGCTTTCCTATGCGCTCCTGCGCTTCGAGATCAATGTGCGTGCCTCCGCCATTCTGGGTTTCGTCGGCTCTGGCGGCATCGGTTACGACCTCAAGACTGCGATGCAGTGGGGGCAGGGCCGCTACGACCAGGTTGTCGCGATCTTCCTGCTGCTCTTCGCCACCATCGTCGTCATCGACCAGGTTTCGAGCCATTTCCGGCACAAGCTGGTGAAGGGGCACTGA